The proteins below come from a single Tigriopus californicus strain San Diego chromosome 3, Tcal_SD_v2.1, whole genome shotgun sequence genomic window:
- the LOC131877540 gene encoding serrate RNA effector molecule homolog isoform X6, which translates to MGDSDDDGDYKRRDKFRSERRSYNDDRGGGGGGGGASPPGRPGGWREARPGPPGGGGGYGGGGGGGYGGGRRGYDGGGGGGGGYRRDRYSPSRRHHHEMSPPAKRMRGGHDWDDGGGGGYRHDRGHDDYDRGHRGYRGGGGGGGRPGGGGGGVGAESQHQDDSVQPPMMSFKAYLATQDDSITDDEAIKKYADYKLEFKRQQLNEFFVNHKDEEWFKLKYHPEDAVKRKEEQKSALMKRVDVFKDFWDQKKFNGVSIDGDQGDHLIKLLDSIVIMLEGGTEHDLKILDQEAEAAALALKNEEIKPTEDAKPGGASTETKVEKEEGEKSNGEEKSNVIDEQLELQKKAKEYLEAKGGEESSEKPAKSRKRKRTKEFDDGSSIGSSEDEDEEDEEEPPPGMDKKPEVNDEKDQAKSEEGSEKKNGDEEMKEEGEAEVKKESEDVKEEANKTEKDEDMEEGESEPKPRPLHKTASIFLRNLAPTITKQEVEAMCKKYPGFLRAAIADPQPDRRWFRRGWVTFERSVKIKEICFNLNNIRLRDCELGPIVNRDLTRRIRTVNGITVDRKIVRNDIKLAAKVVTNLDKRWNLWQNEKSGQKNGAAEDLNGSAEEAIGLGSSNPVLENITDYLIEEASAEEEELLGKNNDLEDGEEGEEGNSIVRDEELIKVLDRLLFYLRIVHSVDFYNHSEYPNEDEMPNRCGIMHARGIPPSSNVTQNEIEDYSVTFEKKMGSFLQPRADLTEDEASKLGMKNEEDEVEKFILANTQELGKDKWLCPLSGKKFKAADFVRKHIFNKHCEKIEEVKKEVQYYNNYLKDPKRPQLPENPQNKGGGSGRRDGPPPGSRGGPQVGDPGFPREATNYPVYDRPDRGYNEPRYGGDRGYRGRRPEPYGGRGRHDNYGPPGGGRPIITYRDLDAPRDDDF; encoded by the exons ATGGGCGACAGCGATGACGATGGCGATTACAAACGCCGCGACAAATTCCGTTCCGAACGGCGGAGTTACAACGATGATCGCGGGGGCGGCGGGGGTGGTGGCGGTGCTAGTCCGCCCGGACGACCCGGTGGTTGGCGAGAAGCCCGCCCAGGTCCGccggggggagggggaggctATGGCGGGGGAGGCGGTGGCGGTTATGGTGGAGGTCGACGGGGTTATGACGGGGGCGGAGGCGGTGGCGGTGGCTATCGCCGTGACCGCTATTCCCCCTCGCGACGTCATCACCACGAGATGTCGCCACCGGCTAAACGAATGAGAGGCGGCCATGATTG GGATGATGGCGGTGGCGGTGGATATCGACACGACCGAGGTCATGATGATTATGACCGGGGTCACCGGGGCTATCGAGGCGGGGGTGGCGGCGGTGGACGGCCTGGGGGCGGCGGAGGCGGGGTTGGCGCCGAGAGCCAACATCAGGATGATAGCGTCCAGCCGCCCATGATGTCGTTCAAGGCGTACTTGGCCACGCAAGATGATTCGATCACGGACGATGAGGCCATCAAGAAGTATGCGGACTACAAGCTGGAGTTCAAGCGGCAGCAACTCAACGAGTTCTTCGTCAATCATAAGGATGAGGAATG GTTTAAATTGAAATACCACCCCGAGGATGCCGTGAAACGGAAGGAGGAACAAAAATCCGCCTTGATGAAGCGGGTGGATGTGTTCAAAGATTTCTGGGATCAGAAGAAGTTCAATGGAGTCAGTATTGACGGCGATCAAGGAGACCACTTGATCAAACTTCTGGACTCCATTGTGATCATGTTGGAAGGAGGCACTGAACATGACCTCAAG ATCTTGGATCAAGAAGCCGAGGCTGCTGCATTAGCCTTGAAAAATGAGGAGATCAAGCCCACCGAAGACGCCAAACCTGGGGGTGCCTCGACTGAGACGAAggtcgagaaagaagagggagaaaagaGCAACGGCGAAGAGAAATCCAACGTCATCGATGAACAACTCGAGCTCCAGAAGAAAGCCAAAGAGTATTTGGAGGCCAAAGGTGGCGAAGAGAGCTCTGAGAAACCTGCCAAAAGTCGTAAGCGCAAGCGCACGAAAGAGTTCGATGACGGGTCCTCCATTGGAAGCTCcgaggacgaagacgaggaagacgaagaggagcCTCCTCCAGGTATGGACAAGAAACCTGAAGTAAATGACGAAAAAGATCAAGCCAAAAGTGAGGAAGGCAGCGAAAAAAAGAACGGCGATgaggaaatgaaagaagagggAGAGGCCGAGGTCAAAAAGGAATCCGAGGACGTAAAGGAAGAAGCGAACAAGACCGAGAAAGACGAAGATATGGAGGAGGGAGAGAGCGAACCCAAACCACGACCATTACACAAGACGGCCTCGATCTTCCTCCGAAATCTGGCTCCAACCATCACGAAGCAAGAAGTGGAAGCCATGTGCAAGAAGTATCCCGGCTTCTTGAGAGCTGCTATTGCCGATCCTCAGCCTGATCGTCGCTGGTTCCGCAGAGGGTGGGTCACTTTTGAGAGGAGCGTCAAGATTAAAGAGATCtgcttcaatttgaataaCATCCGACTAAGGGACTGCGAATTGGGGCCAATCGTCAATCGCGATTTGACCAGGCGAATTCGAACCGTCAATGGGATCACGGTCGACCGTAAGATCGTGCGGAACGACATCAAATTGGCCGCCAAAGTGGTCACCAATTTGGACAAGCGATGGAATCTGTGGCAAAACGAGAAGAGCGGTCAAAAGAACGGGGCCGCTGAGGACCTGAATGGGTCAGCCGAAGAGGCCATTGGTCTTGGCTCTTCCAATCCCGTACTGGAAAACATCACCGACTATCTAATTGAAGAGGCCTCGGCTGAGGAAGAGGAGCTCTTGGGCAAGAACAACGATCTTGAAGATGGAGAGGAAGGCGAGGAAGGCAACAGTATTGTCCGTGACGAGGAACTCATCAAGGTCTTGGATCGATTGCTTTTCTACTTGCGCATTGTCCATTCCGTGGACTTTTACAACCACTCGGAATACCCCAACGAGGATGAGATGCCCAATCGATGCGGCATCATGCACGCTCGTGGAATCCCACCCTCCAGTAACGTGACTCAGAACGAGATCGAAGACTATTCCGTGACTTTCGAGAAGAAGATGGGAAGTTTTCTTCAACCTCGAGCCGACCTGACCGAGGATGAGGCCTCCAAATTGGGCATGAAAAACGAAGAGGACGAGGTAGAGAAGTTCATCCTGGCCAACACGCAAGAGTTGGGCAAGGACAAATGGCTCTGTCCCTTGTCGGGGAAGAAGTTCAAGGCCGCCGATTTCGTTCGCAAGCATATCTTCAACAAGCACTGCGAGAAGATCGAGGAGGTCAAGAAGGAGGTCCAatactacaacaactacttGAAAGATCCGAAGCGTCCGCAATTACCAGAGAACCCGCAGAATAAGGGCGGCGGATCGGGTCGTCGAGATGGACCTCCTCCGGGTAGCCGAGGTGGACCCCAAGTGGGAGATCC TGGATTCCCAAGAGAAGCTACTAATTATCCCGTTTACGACCGACCCGATCGAGGCTATAACGAGCCCCGTTACGGAGGAGACCGCGGATATCGTGGCCGACGACCTGAACCTTACGGAGGGCGTGGCAG
- the LOC131877540 gene encoding serrate RNA effector molecule homolog isoform X5, with protein MGDSDDDGDYKRRDKFRSERRSYNDDRGGGGGGGGASPPGRPGGWREARPGPPGGGGGYGGGGGGGYGGGRRGYDGGGGGGGGYRRDRYSPSRRHHHEMSPPAKRMRGGHDWDDGGGGGYRHDRGHDDYDRGHRGYRGGGGGGGRPGGGGGGVGAESQHQDDSVQPPMMSFKAYLATQDDSITDDEAIKKYADYKLEFKRQQLNEFFVNHKDEEWFKLKYHPEDAVKRKEEQKSALMKRVDVFKDFWDQKKFNGVSIDGDQGDHLIKLLDSIVIMLEGGTEHDLKILDQEAEAAALALKNEEIKPTEDAKPGGASTETKVEKEEGEKSNGEEKSNVIDEQLELQKKAKEYLEAKGGEESSEKPAKSRKRKRTKEFDDGSSIGSSEDEDEEDEEEPPPGMDKKPEVNDEKDQAKSEEGSEKKNGDEEMKEEGEAEVKKESEDVKEEANKTEKDEDMEEGESEPKPRPLHKTASIFLRNLAPTITKQEVEAMCKKYPGFLRAAIADPQPDRRWFRRGWVTFERSVKIKEICFNLNNIRLRDCELGPIVNRDLTRRIRTVNGITVDRKIVRNDIKLAAKVVTNLDKRWNLWQNEKSGQKNGAAEDLNGSAEEAIGLGSSNPVLENITDYLIEEASAEEEELLGKNNDLEDGEEGEEGNSIVRDEELIKVLDRLLFYLRIVHSVDFYNHSEYPNEDEMPNRCGIMHARGIPPSSNVTQNEIEDYSVTFEKKMGSFLQPRADLTEDEASKLGMKNEEDEVEKFILANTQELGKDKWLCPLSGKKFKAADFVRKHIFNKHCEKIEEVKKEVQYYNNYLKDPKRPQLPENPQNKGGGSGRRDGPPPGSRGGPQVGDPYNYSGFPREATNYPVYDRPDRGYNEPRYGGDRGYRGRRPEPYGGRGRVTQIQPDPRGTVDYGDVDFGQDVDLF; from the exons ATGGGCGACAGCGATGACGATGGCGATTACAAACGCCGCGACAAATTCCGTTCCGAACGGCGGAGTTACAACGATGATCGCGGGGGCGGCGGGGGTGGTGGCGGTGCTAGTCCGCCCGGACGACCCGGTGGTTGGCGAGAAGCCCGCCCAGGTCCGccggggggagggggaggctATGGCGGGGGAGGCGGTGGCGGTTATGGTGGAGGTCGACGGGGTTATGACGGGGGCGGAGGCGGTGGCGGTGGCTATCGCCGTGACCGCTATTCCCCCTCGCGACGTCATCACCACGAGATGTCGCCACCGGCTAAACGAATGAGAGGCGGCCATGATTG GGATGATGGCGGTGGCGGTGGATATCGACACGACCGAGGTCATGATGATTATGACCGGGGTCACCGGGGCTATCGAGGCGGGGGTGGCGGCGGTGGACGGCCTGGGGGCGGCGGAGGCGGGGTTGGCGCCGAGAGCCAACATCAGGATGATAGCGTCCAGCCGCCCATGATGTCGTTCAAGGCGTACTTGGCCACGCAAGATGATTCGATCACGGACGATGAGGCCATCAAGAAGTATGCGGACTACAAGCTGGAGTTCAAGCGGCAGCAACTCAACGAGTTCTTCGTCAATCATAAGGATGAGGAATG GTTTAAATTGAAATACCACCCCGAGGATGCCGTGAAACGGAAGGAGGAACAAAAATCCGCCTTGATGAAGCGGGTGGATGTGTTCAAAGATTTCTGGGATCAGAAGAAGTTCAATGGAGTCAGTATTGACGGCGATCAAGGAGACCACTTGATCAAACTTCTGGACTCCATTGTGATCATGTTGGAAGGAGGCACTGAACATGACCTCAAG ATCTTGGATCAAGAAGCCGAGGCTGCTGCATTAGCCTTGAAAAATGAGGAGATCAAGCCCACCGAAGACGCCAAACCTGGGGGTGCCTCGACTGAGACGAAggtcgagaaagaagagggagaaaagaGCAACGGCGAAGAGAAATCCAACGTCATCGATGAACAACTCGAGCTCCAGAAGAAAGCCAAAGAGTATTTGGAGGCCAAAGGTGGCGAAGAGAGCTCTGAGAAACCTGCCAAAAGTCGTAAGCGCAAGCGCACGAAAGAGTTCGATGACGGGTCCTCCATTGGAAGCTCcgaggacgaagacgaggaagacgaagaggagcCTCCTCCAGGTATGGACAAGAAACCTGAAGTAAATGACGAAAAAGATCAAGCCAAAAGTGAGGAAGGCAGCGAAAAAAAGAACGGCGATgaggaaatgaaagaagagggAGAGGCCGAGGTCAAAAAGGAATCCGAGGACGTAAAGGAAGAAGCGAACAAGACCGAGAAAGACGAAGATATGGAGGAGGGAGAGAGCGAACCCAAACCACGACCATTACACAAGACGGCCTCGATCTTCCTCCGAAATCTGGCTCCAACCATCACGAAGCAAGAAGTGGAAGCCATGTGCAAGAAGTATCCCGGCTTCTTGAGAGCTGCTATTGCCGATCCTCAGCCTGATCGTCGCTGGTTCCGCAGAGGGTGGGTCACTTTTGAGAGGAGCGTCAAGATTAAAGAGATCtgcttcaatttgaataaCATCCGACTAAGGGACTGCGAATTGGGGCCAATCGTCAATCGCGATTTGACCAGGCGAATTCGAACCGTCAATGGGATCACGGTCGACCGTAAGATCGTGCGGAACGACATCAAATTGGCCGCCAAAGTGGTCACCAATTTGGACAAGCGATGGAATCTGTGGCAAAACGAGAAGAGCGGTCAAAAGAACGGGGCCGCTGAGGACCTGAATGGGTCAGCCGAAGAGGCCATTGGTCTTGGCTCTTCCAATCCCGTACTGGAAAACATCACCGACTATCTAATTGAAGAGGCCTCGGCTGAGGAAGAGGAGCTCTTGGGCAAGAACAACGATCTTGAAGATGGAGAGGAAGGCGAGGAAGGCAACAGTATTGTCCGTGACGAGGAACTCATCAAGGTCTTGGATCGATTGCTTTTCTACTTGCGCATTGTCCATTCCGTGGACTTTTACAACCACTCGGAATACCCCAACGAGGATGAGATGCCCAATCGATGCGGCATCATGCACGCTCGTGGAATCCCACCCTCCAGTAACGTGACTCAGAACGAGATCGAAGACTATTCCGTGACTTTCGAGAAGAAGATGGGAAGTTTTCTTCAACCTCGAGCCGACCTGACCGAGGATGAGGCCTCCAAATTGGGCATGAAAAACGAAGAGGACGAGGTAGAGAAGTTCATCCTGGCCAACACGCAAGAGTTGGGCAAGGACAAATGGCTCTGTCCCTTGTCGGGGAAGAAGTTCAAGGCCGCCGATTTCGTTCGCAAGCATATCTTCAACAAGCACTGCGAGAAGATCGAGGAGGTCAAGAAGGAGGTCCAatactacaacaactacttGAAAGATCCGAAGCGTCCGCAATTACCAGAGAACCCGCAGAATAAGGGCGGCGGATCGGGTCGTCGAGATGGACCTCCTCCGGGTAGCCGAGGTGGACCCCAAGTGGGAGATCC GTACAACTACAGTGGATTCCCAAGAGAAGCTACTAATTATCCCGTTTACGACCGACCCGATCGAGGCTATAACGAGCCCCGTTACGGAGGAGACCGCGGATATCGTGGCCGACGACCTGAACCTTACGGAGGGCGTGGCAG AGT
- the LOC131877540 gene encoding serrate RNA effector molecule homolog isoform X7, giving the protein MGDSDDDGDYKRRDKFRSERRSYNDDRGGGGGGGGASPPGRPGGWREARPGPPGGGGGYGGGGGGGYGGGRRGYDGGGGGGGGYRRDRYSPSRRHHHEMSPPAKRMRGGHDWDDGGGGGYRHDRGHDDYDRGHRGYRGGGGGGGRPGGGGGGVGAESQHQDDSVQPPMMSFKAYLATQDDSITDDEAIKKYADYKLEFKRQQLNEFFVNHKDEEWFKLKYHPEDAVKRKEEQKSALMKRVDVFKDFWDQKKFNGVSIDGDQGDHLIKLLDSIVIMLEGGTEHDLKILDQEAEAAALALKNEEIKPTEDAKPGGASTETKVEKEEGEKSNGEEKSNVIDEQLELQKKAKEYLEAKGGEESSEKPAKSRKRKRTKEFDDGSSIGSSEDEDEEDEEEPPPGMDKKPEVNDEKDQAKSEEGSEKKNGDEEMKEEGEAEVKKESEDVKEEANKTEKDEDMEEGESEPKPRPLHKTASIFLRNLAPTITKQEVEAMCKKYPGFLRAAIADPQPDRRWFRRGWVTFERSVKIKEICFNLNNIRLRDCELGPIVNRDLTRRIRTVNGITVDRKIVRNDIKLAAKVVTNLDKRWNLWQNEKSGQKNGAAEDLNGSAEEAIGLGSSNPVLENITDYLIEEASAEEEELLGKNNDLEDGEEGEEGNSIVRDEELIKVLDRLLFYLRIVHSVDFYNHSEYPNEDEMPNRCGIMHARGIPPSSNVTQNEIEDYSVTFEKKMGSFLQPRADLTEDEASKLGMKNEEDEVEKFILANTQELGKDKWLCPLSGKKFKAADFVRKHIFNKHCEKIEEVKKEVQYYNNYLKDPKRPQLPENPQNKGGGSGRRDGPPPGSRGGPQVGDPGFPREATNYPVYDRPDRGYNEPRYGGDRGYRGRRPEPYGGRGRVTQIQPDPRGTVDYGDVDFGQDVDLF; this is encoded by the exons ATGGGCGACAGCGATGACGATGGCGATTACAAACGCCGCGACAAATTCCGTTCCGAACGGCGGAGTTACAACGATGATCGCGGGGGCGGCGGGGGTGGTGGCGGTGCTAGTCCGCCCGGACGACCCGGTGGTTGGCGAGAAGCCCGCCCAGGTCCGccggggggagggggaggctATGGCGGGGGAGGCGGTGGCGGTTATGGTGGAGGTCGACGGGGTTATGACGGGGGCGGAGGCGGTGGCGGTGGCTATCGCCGTGACCGCTATTCCCCCTCGCGACGTCATCACCACGAGATGTCGCCACCGGCTAAACGAATGAGAGGCGGCCATGATTG GGATGATGGCGGTGGCGGTGGATATCGACACGACCGAGGTCATGATGATTATGACCGGGGTCACCGGGGCTATCGAGGCGGGGGTGGCGGCGGTGGACGGCCTGGGGGCGGCGGAGGCGGGGTTGGCGCCGAGAGCCAACATCAGGATGATAGCGTCCAGCCGCCCATGATGTCGTTCAAGGCGTACTTGGCCACGCAAGATGATTCGATCACGGACGATGAGGCCATCAAGAAGTATGCGGACTACAAGCTGGAGTTCAAGCGGCAGCAACTCAACGAGTTCTTCGTCAATCATAAGGATGAGGAATG GTTTAAATTGAAATACCACCCCGAGGATGCCGTGAAACGGAAGGAGGAACAAAAATCCGCCTTGATGAAGCGGGTGGATGTGTTCAAAGATTTCTGGGATCAGAAGAAGTTCAATGGAGTCAGTATTGACGGCGATCAAGGAGACCACTTGATCAAACTTCTGGACTCCATTGTGATCATGTTGGAAGGAGGCACTGAACATGACCTCAAG ATCTTGGATCAAGAAGCCGAGGCTGCTGCATTAGCCTTGAAAAATGAGGAGATCAAGCCCACCGAAGACGCCAAACCTGGGGGTGCCTCGACTGAGACGAAggtcgagaaagaagagggagaaaagaGCAACGGCGAAGAGAAATCCAACGTCATCGATGAACAACTCGAGCTCCAGAAGAAAGCCAAAGAGTATTTGGAGGCCAAAGGTGGCGAAGAGAGCTCTGAGAAACCTGCCAAAAGTCGTAAGCGCAAGCGCACGAAAGAGTTCGATGACGGGTCCTCCATTGGAAGCTCcgaggacgaagacgaggaagacgaagaggagcCTCCTCCAGGTATGGACAAGAAACCTGAAGTAAATGACGAAAAAGATCAAGCCAAAAGTGAGGAAGGCAGCGAAAAAAAGAACGGCGATgaggaaatgaaagaagagggAGAGGCCGAGGTCAAAAAGGAATCCGAGGACGTAAAGGAAGAAGCGAACAAGACCGAGAAAGACGAAGATATGGAGGAGGGAGAGAGCGAACCCAAACCACGACCATTACACAAGACGGCCTCGATCTTCCTCCGAAATCTGGCTCCAACCATCACGAAGCAAGAAGTGGAAGCCATGTGCAAGAAGTATCCCGGCTTCTTGAGAGCTGCTATTGCCGATCCTCAGCCTGATCGTCGCTGGTTCCGCAGAGGGTGGGTCACTTTTGAGAGGAGCGTCAAGATTAAAGAGATCtgcttcaatttgaataaCATCCGACTAAGGGACTGCGAATTGGGGCCAATCGTCAATCGCGATTTGACCAGGCGAATTCGAACCGTCAATGGGATCACGGTCGACCGTAAGATCGTGCGGAACGACATCAAATTGGCCGCCAAAGTGGTCACCAATTTGGACAAGCGATGGAATCTGTGGCAAAACGAGAAGAGCGGTCAAAAGAACGGGGCCGCTGAGGACCTGAATGGGTCAGCCGAAGAGGCCATTGGTCTTGGCTCTTCCAATCCCGTACTGGAAAACATCACCGACTATCTAATTGAAGAGGCCTCGGCTGAGGAAGAGGAGCTCTTGGGCAAGAACAACGATCTTGAAGATGGAGAGGAAGGCGAGGAAGGCAACAGTATTGTCCGTGACGAGGAACTCATCAAGGTCTTGGATCGATTGCTTTTCTACTTGCGCATTGTCCATTCCGTGGACTTTTACAACCACTCGGAATACCCCAACGAGGATGAGATGCCCAATCGATGCGGCATCATGCACGCTCGTGGAATCCCACCCTCCAGTAACGTGACTCAGAACGAGATCGAAGACTATTCCGTGACTTTCGAGAAGAAGATGGGAAGTTTTCTTCAACCTCGAGCCGACCTGACCGAGGATGAGGCCTCCAAATTGGGCATGAAAAACGAAGAGGACGAGGTAGAGAAGTTCATCCTGGCCAACACGCAAGAGTTGGGCAAGGACAAATGGCTCTGTCCCTTGTCGGGGAAGAAGTTCAAGGCCGCCGATTTCGTTCGCAAGCATATCTTCAACAAGCACTGCGAGAAGATCGAGGAGGTCAAGAAGGAGGTCCAatactacaacaactacttGAAAGATCCGAAGCGTCCGCAATTACCAGAGAACCCGCAGAATAAGGGCGGCGGATCGGGTCGTCGAGATGGACCTCCTCCGGGTAGCCGAGGTGGACCCCAAGTGGGAGATCC TGGATTCCCAAGAGAAGCTACTAATTATCCCGTTTACGACCGACCCGATCGAGGCTATAACGAGCCCCGTTACGGAGGAGACCGCGGATATCGTGGCCGACGACCTGAACCTTACGGAGGGCGTGGCAG AGT